A genomic stretch from Streptomyces sp. SAI-127 includes:
- a CDS encoding 3-oxoacid CoA-transferase subunit B, translated as MTTTPSDQARADHRLSMDELAAVIARDIPSGAFVNLGIGQPTKIADHLPADSGVVLHTENGMLNMGPKAEGDAVDPDLTNAGKVPVTELPGAAYFHHADSFAMMRGGHLDVCVLGAYQVAFDGDLANWTTGKPDDIPAVGGAMDLAIGAKDVYVMMTLFTRSGEPKLVPSCTYPLTGVGCVSRVYTDHGVFDVGPDGVRIRETYGIGAHELAERLGIVEPTRA; from the coding sequence ATGACCACCACGCCAAGCGATCAGGCGCGCGCCGACCACCGGCTCTCGATGGACGAGCTGGCCGCCGTCATCGCACGCGACATTCCGTCCGGCGCCTTCGTCAACCTCGGCATCGGGCAGCCCACCAAGATCGCCGACCATCTGCCGGCCGACTCCGGGGTCGTGCTGCACACCGAGAACGGCATGCTCAACATGGGCCCGAAGGCCGAGGGTGACGCGGTCGACCCCGACCTGACCAACGCCGGCAAGGTCCCGGTGACCGAACTGCCGGGAGCGGCGTACTTCCACCACGCCGACTCCTTCGCGATGATGCGCGGCGGGCACCTCGACGTCTGCGTCCTCGGGGCCTACCAGGTCGCCTTCGACGGCGACCTCGCCAACTGGACCACCGGCAAACCCGACGACATCCCCGCCGTCGGCGGCGCCATGGACCTCGCCATCGGTGCCAAGGACGTCTACGTGATGATGACGCTGTTCACCCGCTCCGGAGAACCGAAGCTCGTGCCGTCGTGCACCTACCCGCTCACCGGCGTCGGCTGCGTCAGCCGCGTCTACACCGACCACGGCGTCTTCGACGTCGGCCCCGACGGCGTACGGATCCGCGAGACATACGGCATCGGCGCCCACGAACTCGCGGAGCGACTCGGCATCGTCGAGCCGACGCGGGCTTGA
- a CDS encoding IclR family transcriptional regulator, protein MRTQNGESVLARAVRIFEAFTPEEPALTVSEISRRSGLHVATASRLVAELVSYGFLNRDDRRVRIGMRLWELATRASPSLSLRNAAMPFMEGVHDVVGHHVQLGVLDGDEVLFLERLTAPEAVINYTRIAGRLPLHASSSGLVLLAHGPADLRERVLDGPLDRYTPDTPATAARLRAVLAEVRRQGYAYCPGYVHPDALGIAAPVRDARGEVVAALAVIVPNEAGGSSVVPVVRTAARGVSRALGAGGRSSLKDPSLKDSSLTD, encoded by the coding sequence GTGAGGACACAGAACGGCGAGTCGGTGCTGGCCAGGGCCGTACGCATCTTCGAGGCGTTCACACCGGAGGAGCCGGCCCTGACCGTCTCGGAGATCTCCCGGCGTTCCGGGCTGCACGTGGCGACCGCGTCGCGTCTGGTGGCCGAGCTGGTGTCGTACGGCTTCCTGAACCGGGACGACCGCCGGGTCAGGATCGGCATGCGCCTGTGGGAGCTGGCCACCCGGGCCTCGCCCTCCCTCTCGCTGCGCAACGCGGCCATGCCGTTCATGGAGGGCGTCCACGACGTCGTCGGCCACCATGTGCAGCTCGGCGTGCTGGACGGCGACGAGGTGCTGTTCCTGGAACGGCTGACCGCACCGGAAGCCGTGATCAACTACACCCGCATCGCGGGCCGCCTCCCCCTGCACGCCTCCTCCAGCGGTCTGGTCCTGCTCGCCCACGGCCCCGCCGACCTGCGGGAACGCGTCCTCGACGGGCCCCTGGACCGCTACACCCCGGACACCCCCGCCACCGCCGCGCGGCTGCGAGCCGTACTGGCCGAGGTCCGCCGGCAGGGGTACGCGTACTGCCCGGGATACGTCCACCCGGACGCCCTGGGCATCGCCGCGCCGGTGCGGGACGCACGGGGTGAGGTGGTGGCCGCGCTGGCGGTGATCGTGCCCAACGAGGCGGGGGGCTCGTCCGTCGTGCCCGTGGTGCGGACGGCGGCACGCGGTGTCTCCCGCGCGCTGGGAGCCGGAGGAAGATCGTCGCTCAAGGATCCGTCGCTCAAGGATTCGTCTCTCACTGATTGA
- a CDS encoding GNAT family N-acetyltransferase, with the protein MPDNRSSVAPHVVRLPQYTKADQEEILGNGDDPFGVASAGLTWLPKEEHFGIRHEDRLVAHAGLLRLPVAIGDAETEVVGVGGVAVAPGMQGQGLARLVVTAVLEHARTMGPQHALLFCRPPLVPLYRRLGWHPLDTDVLVEQPEDRLVTMPLRTMVTPLRDGARWPSGPVRLFSLPM; encoded by the coding sequence ATGCCCGACAACCGATCCTCTGTGGCACCGCATGTGGTGCGGCTCCCCCAGTACACGAAGGCGGACCAGGAGGAGATCCTCGGCAACGGCGATGACCCCTTCGGTGTCGCCTCGGCCGGCCTGACCTGGCTGCCCAAAGAAGAACACTTCGGAATCAGACACGAAGACCGGCTCGTGGCACACGCCGGCCTGCTGCGACTGCCTGTCGCGATCGGCGACGCCGAGACAGAGGTGGTGGGCGTCGGCGGGGTGGCCGTCGCACCCGGCATGCAAGGTCAAGGCCTGGCTCGACTCGTCGTCACAGCTGTCCTGGAGCACGCCCGCACGATGGGTCCTCAACATGCACTCCTGTTCTGCCGACCTCCCCTCGTGCCGCTCTACCGTCGCCTCGGATGGCACCCGCTCGATACGGACGTACTCGTCGAACAACCCGAAGACCGCCTGGTGACCATGCCGCTGCGGACCATGGTGACGCCCTTGCGCGACGGTGCCCGCTGGCCCTCAGGGCCAGTACGGCTTTTCTCGCTCCCTATGTGA
- a CDS encoding MFS transporter, protein MSRKLPLLMALACGVGVANVYFPQALTPLIADGLGVTPATAAVVATVTQLGYAVGIFLLVPLGDRLPRRPLITGLLATTGAALLVAGLAPAGGLLLAAGAVVGVATVVPQLLLPMAAGLVESDRRGSVIGTLQAGLIGGILLARTFGGVLGEHLGWRAPYLVAAVLTGLLAVVLGLALPGNAPAVHDRYPTLLADTLRMLRGERELRRSVLFQVTLFGGFSAAWTALALLITGPDYGLGTQAVGLLALIGAGSMFCAPAAGRWVDRLGADRVNLWCILAALASAAVLTAGALGGVVGLAALAVGLLLLDVAVQCGQVANQARIFALRPEARSRLNTGYMTCAFLGGSAGSWLGTRAYVQVGWGAVCTLIALAAVLALAAYLTGHREQRSSRETRPRLAGLPR, encoded by the coding sequence ATGTCCCGCAAGCTGCCTCTCCTGATGGCGCTGGCCTGTGGCGTCGGCGTGGCGAACGTCTACTTCCCGCAGGCCCTGACCCCTCTCATCGCCGACGGTCTCGGCGTCACGCCGGCCACTGCGGCGGTCGTGGCGACGGTGACCCAGCTCGGTTATGCCGTCGGAATCTTTCTGCTGGTGCCCCTCGGCGACCGCCTCCCCCGCCGCCCGCTGATCACCGGCCTGCTCGCGACGACCGGTGCCGCCCTCCTCGTCGCCGGTCTGGCCCCGGCCGGCGGCCTCCTCCTGGCGGCGGGTGCCGTGGTGGGCGTGGCGACCGTGGTTCCGCAGCTCCTGCTGCCCATGGCCGCGGGTCTGGTCGAGTCCGATCGGCGCGGGAGTGTGATCGGCACCCTCCAGGCGGGCCTGATCGGCGGCATCCTGCTGGCCCGCACCTTCGGCGGCGTACTCGGCGAGCACCTGGGCTGGCGCGCCCCGTATCTCGTCGCCGCCGTGCTGACCGGGCTGCTGGCCGTCGTCCTCGGCCTCGCCCTGCCGGGCAACGCCCCGGCCGTGCACGACCGCTACCCGACCCTGCTCGCCGACACCCTGCGGATGCTGCGCGGCGAGCGGGAGCTACGGCGCTCCGTGCTCTTCCAGGTCACTCTCTTCGGCGGGTTCAGCGCGGCCTGGACCGCGCTGGCCCTGCTCATCACCGGACCCGACTACGGCTTGGGCACCCAGGCCGTGGGGCTGCTGGCCCTGATCGGGGCGGGCAGCATGTTCTGCGCGCCCGCGGCCGGACGCTGGGTGGACCGGCTCGGCGCCGACCGGGTGAACCTGTGGTGCATTCTGGCCGCCCTCGCCTCGGCGGCGGTGCTCACCGCGGGCGCGTTGGGCGGAGTAGTTGGGCTGGCGGCGCTCGCGGTCGGACTGCTGCTGCTGGACGTGGCGGTGCAGTGCGGTCAGGTCGCCAACCAGGCCCGAATCTTCGCGCTGCGCCCCGAGGCCCGCAGCCGACTGAACACCGGCTACATGACCTGCGCGTTCCTCGGCGGCAGCGCCGGGTCATGGCTCGGCACCCGCGCCTACGTCCAAGTGGGCTGGGGTGCCGTCTGCACCCTCATCGCCCTCGCCGCGGTCCTCGCCCTCGCCGCGTACCTGACCGGGCACCGCGAGCAGCGCAGCAGCCGGGAGACCCGGCCCCGGCTGGCCGGCCTCCCGCGGTGA
- a CDS encoding GNAT family N-acetyltransferase, translating into MIETERLLLRPLRVSDVDVFVELHADPQVNRFVGSFSRQQALERLTAIERQWAERGHGLCAIELKSSGKFIGRSGLPWEQFDEVELGWTLRADQWGHGYATEAAQACLDWGFSTLDDDYFTALMRPGNDASVRVAVRLGFAPRREDHLQGRPVTVYAVDRPADLPAR; encoded by the coding sequence GTGATCGAGACTGAGCGGCTGCTCCTGCGACCTCTGCGTGTGTCCGACGTTGACGTTTTCGTCGAGCTTCATGCCGACCCGCAGGTCAACCGCTTCGTCGGTTCCTTCTCGCGTCAGCAAGCACTGGAACGCCTCACTGCGATCGAGCGTCAGTGGGCTGAGCGAGGCCATGGTCTGTGCGCGATCGAGCTGAAGTCGAGCGGGAAGTTCATCGGTCGAAGCGGTCTGCCCTGGGAGCAGTTCGATGAGGTGGAACTGGGATGGACGCTTCGAGCGGATCAGTGGGGGCACGGGTATGCGACCGAGGCCGCTCAAGCGTGTCTGGACTGGGGGTTTTCCACGCTTGATGACGACTACTTCACGGCTCTCATGCGGCCGGGCAATGACGCGTCGGTACGGGTCGCCGTACGACTGGGGTTCGCGCCGCGCCGAGAGGACCATCTGCAGGGCCGCCCCGTCACCGTGTACGCCGTGGACCGCCCGGCCGATCTGCCCGCTCGTTGA
- a CDS encoding 3-oxoacid CoA-transferase subunit A — MSRAEILESTDAAVAGIEDGSTILVGGFGLAGMPFDLIDALIRQGAKDLTIVSNNAGNGDVGLAALLAAGRVRKVLCSFPRQADSWVFDGLYRAGKIELEVVPQGNLAERMRAAGAGIGAFYCPTAVGTPLAEGKEEREIDGRRYLLEYPIKGDYALIGAHIADAMGNLVYRKTARNFGPVMATAATTTIVQVDQVVEPGKLEPEAVVTPSIYVDRVVQVEARRYTVQGAR; from the coding sequence ATGAGCCGGGCGGAGATCCTCGAAAGCACCGACGCCGCGGTCGCCGGGATCGAGGACGGCTCCACGATCCTCGTCGGCGGCTTCGGCCTGGCCGGGATGCCGTTCGACCTGATCGACGCGCTCATCCGGCAGGGCGCCAAGGACCTCACGATCGTGTCCAACAACGCCGGCAACGGTGACGTCGGGCTGGCCGCGCTGCTGGCCGCAGGCCGGGTGCGCAAGGTGCTGTGCTCCTTTCCGCGCCAGGCCGACTCCTGGGTCTTCGACGGCCTCTACCGCGCGGGGAAGATCGAGCTCGAGGTGGTCCCGCAGGGCAACCTCGCCGAGCGGATGCGCGCGGCCGGTGCCGGCATCGGCGCCTTCTACTGCCCGACCGCGGTCGGCACACCGCTCGCCGAGGGCAAGGAGGAGCGCGAGATCGACGGTCGGAGGTACCTGCTGGAGTACCCCATCAAGGGCGACTACGCGCTGATCGGCGCACACATCGCGGACGCGATGGGCAACCTTGTCTACCGCAAGACGGCCCGCAACTTCGGACCGGTCATGGCCACGGCCGCCACGACGACCATCGTCCAGGTCGACCAGGTCGTCGAGCCCGGCAAGCTCGAGCCCGAGGCCGTCGTCACCCCGTCCATCTACGTCGACCGGGTCGTCCAGGTCGAGGCCCGCCGCTACACCGTCCAGGGGGCACGATGA
- a CDS encoding TetR family transcriptional regulator → MAYDSTATKERILAAATTEFAAHGVAGARVDRIAAAAKANKRAIYDYFGDKNKLFAVVVERTLADLAEAVPPSDDLPGYAERLFDYHRAHPEALRLVMWEALEIGEEPVPAEEARTRHYQDKIDAAESGGPGGDARTRVFFTLALTGWSIAMPQLRRMVLGPDHSLDDLRDEVARSVRALSTGEGASGQNRRR, encoded by the coding sequence ATGGCATACGACTCCACGGCGACCAAAGAACGCATCCTCGCGGCGGCGACCACGGAGTTCGCCGCACACGGGGTCGCCGGCGCCCGGGTGGACCGTATCGCTGCCGCGGCCAAGGCCAACAAGCGTGCGATCTACGACTACTTCGGCGACAAGAACAAGCTTTTCGCCGTCGTCGTCGAACGCACCCTGGCCGACCTCGCCGAGGCCGTCCCGCCGAGCGACGACCTGCCCGGCTACGCCGAGCGCCTCTTCGACTACCACCGCGCCCACCCCGAGGCCCTGCGGCTGGTGATGTGGGAGGCTCTGGAGATCGGCGAGGAGCCTGTCCCGGCGGAAGAGGCCCGCACCCGCCACTACCAGGACAAGATCGACGCCGCCGAATCAGGCGGGCCCGGCGGCGACGCGCGGACCCGCGTGTTCTTCACCCTCGCCCTGACCGGCTGGAGCATCGCCATGCCCCAGCTGCGGCGCATGGTCCTCGGCCCCGACCACAGCCTCGACGACCTCCGCGACGAGGTCGCCCGGTCCGTACGGGCCCTGTCGACAGGGGAAGGGGCGTCCGGGCAGAACCGGCGGCGGTGA